A region of Aquarana catesbeiana isolate 2022-GZ linkage group LG08, ASM4218655v1, whole genome shotgun sequence DNA encodes the following proteins:
- the MARVELD1 gene encoding MARVEL domain-containing protein 1 yields the protein MSAQATRSSLSANKEFLRSFPGVMRLLQLATGAAVWISIASSNFNNTVRFALFVFVFFWLVTLILYFITLLDKQDMVPLIGGERWLLTNLVYDALATALHVAATAIIIVTIESNSYCNIPNYRGACYYKTYVVASAFACLCCLSYVSTTVCFSVKKCRGNKSVI from the coding sequence ATGTCTGCCCAAGCTACCAGGAGTTCGCTCAGCGCCAACAAGGAATTCCTCCGAAGCTTCCCCGGGGTGATGAGACTCCTGCAGCTCGCCACCGGCGCCGCCGTCTGGATCTCCATCGCCTCCAGCAACTTCAACAACACGGTCCGCTTCGCTCTGTTCGTCTTCGTCTTCTTCTGGCTGGTCACCCTGATCCTGTACTTCATCACCCTGCTGGACAAGCAGGACATGGTCCCGTTAATCGGGGGCGAGCGGTGGCTCCTCACCAACCTGGTCTACGACGCCCTGGCCACTGCCCTTCACGTCGCCGCCACTGCCATCATCATCGTCACCATCGAAAGCAACTCTTATTGCAACATCCCCAACTACAGGGGCGCCTGTTACTACAAGACCTACGTGGTGGCCTCCGCCTTCGCCTGCCTCTGCTGCCTCTCTTATGTCTCCACCACCGTCTGCTTCTCCGTCAAGAAGTGTAGAGGGAACAAGAGCGTCATTTAA